Proteins encoded in a region of the Anopheles ziemanni chromosome 2, idAnoZiCoDA_A2_x.2, whole genome shotgun sequence genome:
- the LOC131293522 gene encoding uncharacterized protein LOC131293522 has product MSFHGCLRIFLFGANVLAGLLLVTSVAASEAPVYQPVPIAVAPTSETVVRPEQLPPYGGVGADSAAEVNAFVAADIINLDREGAVSFIPRRDIRYQRAVPPEYAGASALPHCESFTMGDPDLKTLYNPGWPGNYPNNSDCVVVLEAPVGFLVRLDFRDHFYIEPSEDCKYDYLEVRDGAHGFSTLIGKYCGQTYPPMITSKERFLWLHFHSDENIEYQGFVIVYDYVPRPTSSVYDDESCRMEVSGMEGFINRTDVPREKQQTVIEHGLSLDCMWVVTVAEGWKIQLSFLKFKLERPNDCESNFVDVFTERTDLPSRLKNFCGSIADSVVSRTNVLHIRFFAEAAAINSTFSILFTAYREKAAGETCEDNEYDCEDATCIDEKLRCNGRINCRFRWDEDECQKQVAAQSEHVIIIVIVFGLILGGMIVLFLFNCVRKIIRDHKIIREHIRQSRESKLNELGRHSTKKLVDLDITKLPPPAFDKDPINVLEGGSTTNVGSGQYYRDMAVGSVGSGSAGSGGGNAGSHMFSSRIDIKADPQDILRGSYHEDPLSRSGTLGRDGGAMCDMACQTRESLFQPVFKNKVNQSPNQLQNSIRFSTFGYESQQQQQQQQQQQLEQQQLPSVTPPPPRVKHHHHHHHHHHGGTLDGGTGAKSSKVSRIELEDLSPPGSGGYEDRGVGGDEPHHGSGGHSHSHTHGHTHTHPHPHTHHQKIILERNLADGSGGGGGGGGGGGAGGGGGTARSNGGSYGADIRKSAPDVIIMTSSH; this is encoded by the exons ATGAGTTTCCATGGCTGCCTGCGAATTTTCCTGTTCGGTGCCAATGTATTGGCAG GCCTGCTTCTAGTGACGTCAGTCGCTGCCAGTGAGGCTCCCGTCTATCAACCCGTTCCCATTGCCGTTGCGCCGACGTCCGAAACCGTGGTCCGGCCGGAACAACTGCCCCCGTATGGCGGCGTCGGAGCGGACTCCGCGGCGGAAGTGAACGCCTTCGTGGCCGCCGACATCATCAACCTCGACCGGGAGGGTGCGGTCAGCTTCATACCGCGCCGGGACATCCGCTACCAGCGGGCCGTTCCCCCGGAGTACGCCGGAGCGTCCGCCCTGCCGCACTGCGAATCGTTCACCATGGGCGATCCGGACCTGAAGACGCTCTACAATCCGGGCTGGCCGGGCAACTACCCGAACAACAGCGACTGCGTGGTGGTGCTGGAGGCACCGGTCGGTTTCCTGGTGCGGCTCGACTTCCGGGACCACTTCTACATAGAACCATCGGAGGACTGCAAGTACGACTATCTCGAG GTTCGCGATGGTGCGCACGGGTTTTCCACCCTGATCGGTAAGTACTGCGGTCAGACCTACCCACCGATGATCACCTCCAAGGAGCGCTTCCTGTGGCTGCACTTTCACTCGGACGAGAACATCGAGTACCAGGGGTTTGTCATCGTGTACGACTACGTTCCGCGCCCCACCTCGT CAGTCTACGACGATGAGAGCTGCCGGATGGAAGTGTCCGGCATGGAAGGGTTCATCAACCGAACGGACGTGCCGCGGGAAAAGCAGCAGACCGTGATCGAGCATGGGCTTTCGCTCGACTGCATGTGGGTGGTGACGGTGGCCGAGGGGTGGAAG ATTCAACTTTCGTTCCTCAAGTTCAAGTTGGAGCGACCGAACGACTGCGAGAGCAACTTTGTGGATGTGTTCACCGAACGAACGGATTTGCCATCGAG ACTGAAAAACTTTTGCGGCTCTATTGCGGACTCGGTCGTGTCGCGCACGAACGTCCTACACATCCGGTTCTTCGCCGAGGCGGCCGCCATCAACTCGACCTTCTCCATCCTGTTCACCGCATACCGGGAGAAGGCCGCTGGTGAAA CCTGCGAGGACAACGAGTACGACTGTGAGGATGCGACGTGCATCGATGAAAAGCTGCGGTGTAATGGACGCATCAACTGTCGCTTCCGGTGGGACGAGGACGAGTGTCAG AAACAAGTGGCAGCCCAATCCGAGcatgtcatcatcatcgtgatcGTGTTCGGGCTGATCCTTGGCGGTATGATCGTGCTGTTCCTGTTCAACTGCGTGCGCAAGATCATTCGCGACCATAAGATCATCCGGGAGCACATCCGGCAGTCGCGGGAAAGCAAGCTGAACGAGCTCGGGCGCCATTCGACGAAGAAGTTGGTCGACCTGGACATAACCAAGCTGCCACCGCCCGCCTTTGACAAGGATCCGATCAACGTGCTCGAGGGAGGGAGCACGACGAACGTAGGCAGCGGTCAGTACTACCGGGATATGGCCGTGGGTAGTGTCGGGAGTGGAAGTGCCGGCAGTGGAGGAGGGAACGCTGGAAGCCACATGTTCAGTAGCCGGATAGACATCAAAGCGGATCCGCAGGATATTTTGCGAGGGAGCTACCACGAGGATCCGTTGTCGCGATCCGGAACTCTTGGGCGCGACGGTGGAGCAATGTGTGATATGGCGTGTCAAACTAG GGAATCACTGTTTCAGCCAGTGTTTAAGAATAAGGTAAACCAATCACCCAACCAGCTACAAAACAGCATACGCTTCTCCACATTCGGCTACGAGagccaacaacagcagcaacagcagcagcaacagcagctcgAACAGCAGCAACTTCCCTCGGTGACACCACCACCCCCGAGGGTGaaacaccaccatcatcatcaccaccatcaccacggGGGGACGCTTGACGGCGGAACCGGTGCCAAGAGCTCCAAGGTGAGCCGGATCGAGCTGGAGGACCTTTCGCCACCGGGCTCGGGCGGCTACGAAGACCGTGGGGTCGGTGGAGACGAACCGCACCATGGAAGCGGTGGCCATTCCCATTCCCACACCCACGgtcacacccacacacacccgcACCCGCATACACACCATCAAAAAATCATCCTCGAACGAAACCTAGCGGACGGgagtggaggtggtggtggtggtggtggtggtggcggggcAGGCGGTGGCGGAGGCACGGCCCGGTCGAACGGTGGTTCCTACGGGGCCGACATCCGGAAGTCCGCACCGGATGTCATCATCATGACCTCGTCCCATTGA